A segment of the Arachis hypogaea cultivar Tifrunner chromosome 5, arahy.Tifrunner.gnm2.J5K5, whole genome shotgun sequence genome:
CTCTCTCACATCAGTCGGAATCTATGTGTAGGTCGGCCATGGATGGTCGTACAAGGACTTAATGACCTCGGATATCTCCTATGTGCATGCATTGGGGTTTGGTGCAAACCTGTAAGAGAAAAACCCCACATTAACAAACACAAAAGATAAAcaaatttaagataaacaaaTTTGACATAAACAAACTTAAGATAAACAAACCTAATATTAAAAGATTGAACTCACGACTGCATGTCATCGGGCCAATCCCCAACCAAATGACGGACGGTAGTGGAGGGGCATCCTGCTCGGGAGCATTGAAAGAATCACTCACCGCGAACTCTGTTGACGTCGTCGCTGCATCTACAGGGGCATAGCAGAAGGAGGCACCCAGTTCAGGTTTGGGACCACGAAGAATTACTGGTCCAATAGACCCGCTTGTGACATCACAGCGGTCAACGGGGTAGTCGGAATAGAGGGCGATGACTGGACAACCCTGGGGGATCCGGTGGAAGCCCGCCCTATACCACAACCACGTGACCCACTCGATCTACCGCTGCTACCCATTGTCATATCTATATAGCGAATATATTAgtaacatattaataacataacaaacaccaataaataataacataagaatAAACTCAAGAAGTAACAAATAATTCTAAAAGTATTTtagtttagtaaataaaaaaagaaaaattacattgtgttttagtttcaaaataattaaactagaatGAATAAATGTTTTGGTTTGTTTAGCAAACTAACAAGTGCCTACAGAGCACTAAAACACTAATTgcaaaggagaaatttttcttttataagaaccaaaatgaacatataaatatatagttcTCTTGTAAATGCCACAAATATTTATCATAACAccaacttaataaaataaaaaatgtaaactaagatcaaaataattattcaaattaacaaTTGCACAAAAATATAGCAACCCAAcaattaattataacaattacaaaaacataattttaatttttttgatttcacTGAAAATCTTATATAAATTTTGACAGAGTCTCCTCTAACATTCGCATTTCTCTATCTTTTAAGAGTTCCATGCAAACTAAATATCCATCAATCCTTCTCATctggttaattttttttcaatcattatTAAAGTAACATACAAATAGCTCAATCATTATTAACACAGTCAAGCATTTAACTAACAATTTCATCAGCAAATAGCTCATTAATTCAATATTTTTCAACAATCTCAGAGACTAATCTAACCCTAATCTAACCTATTCTAACCTATCCTAACCatctaaatccactaaaacaaaaaattaaactaactaatctctactaactaattaattaacttgaTATAATAGAATTTGAAATATTAAGAGTTCAAACAAAAAACCTTGAAGAGGGATGGAGGTGTAGTGACGGCAAAAGCAGAAGCGGCAGGGACGTTCAGCAGCGGCGGCAGCATTTTCAGCAGCATAGGAGATTGACGAAGAGGAGAGATGAAAAGGttagagagagagtgaaagggtGAGAGGAGAGAGAGGGACGAAGGGGagaagttagagagagagagagagagagagagagagagagagagaattcgaaatgGGACGATGGGTGAGAGGAGAGAGAGGGACGAAGGGGagaagttagagagagagagagagagagagagagagagagagaattcgaaatgGGAGGATGGGTTCGCGGTTTTAATTTAGAGCACGGTTTCCGTTGGATTTACCGGTAGATATTTTCGACGGTAACACAATGCGGATCACCAAAACGCAGCGTTCCATTAAACGTCTCTATCGTCGGATCTATCCGACTGTAACTCCAACAAAAAAGTTTGGCGCCAATTTGTCGTGGTTTCCTACCGAAAGTTACTAGCGGAAGAGACTATCCGCCGGTAATTATTTGACATGATGAATTCTTCATCAAACTCATCACTAAATCCGATGGTAATCGTCGTCACTAAATCCGAAAGTAAATTCGACGattctcaatatttttcttgtagtgattgaaaataatttttattttaattttctaaatacaTGTGATATACTTTTATGAAGTTATTTTTTAGAAGTTAGTTTTGATAAAATACTTTCAAAAAGTAAAGGTTTATCAAATCGATGACTCGAAATATTTTTCAAAGTTAATttgtatttatcaaaaaatataaaaaatttcttaTACTAATAAATATCTAAAGTTACCTTTGTATTTATATCTATATTAtggtcttttaaattttaaaatctatttcactaaatataattattattacttaCACTGCATTGCCCAGGTAAATATAATCTTTGGATAAAAGATTGGGATAAGTATTAATTTGATCTCTAAAGTTGAGGGTCAAAATTAAAATCGTTTCTAATCTTATTTTggatttataatcattcttaacgttatatttattattaaaactattttttattaataaaaaaacacatttacccctgacaaaaataaaaaaattactaagggATATATGTGAAGAAGTCTTCTCTTTTCCATCTCCTCCTTCCCAAGAACAGATATGAGATTCCAAATCCACAACAGCACCGCTTCTCCTTCTCTGCAATATGGTgcgcgctctctctctctctctctccctaccACATCCACAAGTCTTCGGTTCTACAGAGATCTTCGGAAGTTGTAATCAAGGTCATTAAGTCACTGCCACACAAGAGTTCTtcgatcttcttcttcttcttcggttcTGCAGAGATCTTCGGAAGCTGTAATCAAGGCCATCAAGTCACTGCCACACAAGAATACCAGATCCAGGAAAGACAGTTCTGGAAATGTTTTTTCTAAAAGCTTCTTGATGAAGCTGCTGAGTAAAAGCTTCTGGAGGAAAGTGGCAACAAAGGACGAGAAAGGAGGAAGAACTCAGAGATGGATAAGGACTTTATTTCGCGAGTTGCTTATGCAGGATCGGGCGAGGTTTCTTTCTCTCTAAGTCTctgcttctctttctctctctctgatTGACGATTTCGAACTCTCTTTCTCCCCCTCTGCATTCTCTCTTCTTTCGATGGTGGCGGCAACACCACTACCATTATGGCATTTGAATGTTCTTTGAATGTTGAATGTTGTGTTATTATTGATTTGAATATTATGTTATTGTTGATAATGGATTCTTGAATTTGAATGTATGttctgttgttattgttgttgtggaAAGAAATGGTTGGCTGATAGTGGAAATAAGAGGGGTGACGGTGGTGGAGAATGCAGAATGAACAGTAGTGGTGGAGAACGCAAAATGAACAGATGGCTAATAGTGGAAATAAAGGGAGTGGCGGTGGTGGAGAATACAGAACGAATAGTGGTGGTAGGGAATGCAAAATGAACGGTAGTGCAGTTGGGGGTATTAttgtcttttaaaaaattattttattcaaaatgacaattttaatacgaaataaacgttaaggacgattctaaattaaaaattatattagggACAGTTTCGATTCTGACCTTAAACGTTAGGACCAAAACAGTACTTATCCCTAAAAGATTAGTTTCTTACACTTATCTTTCATGAAGTCAATGTGTTCTCCTTCGTCATTGATGTCTTTTTTATAAATAGAATAATACAACAGAAAATCATACCAAAAGCAATTtaaaatgattatattttatttgttaattattgtttatcttatcctgtattatttaattattattaaaataattgaataatattaaatatataattataagtagagtaaagtattattttgtcCCCAAATGTGTGGATAAATCTCAAATTTGTctttaacgtttcaatcgtcctatttaagtttctaatgtttcaaaattgactcaatgttgtcctgctgttagaaatccgttaacagaattgatggcatgataaaattgagacgattttgaaatgttagggacaaaaacgatacataaaaataaattttaatttaattttatctttcaataatattaattttttactgtacatagtattcaattattttttagttacatctaaataaattacacttaatcacatttattttattttaaataaatttattttttataattttaaagaattttgatacattagagataaaaagtataatttatattttattgtatatatttttttctgcaagtttatatactagtcattctagaaatatttcatgataactaaaaatctttaagagtaaaattataaaaaaaattaatttatttaaaatgaaagtaatatgattaagtataatttacttatatgtgattaaaaaataattgaatactatgtatagtaaaaaattgatattattgaaggatacaattaaaatttatttttatgtatcatttttgtctccaacgttttcgtcctatttaagttcctaatgtttcaaaatcatctcaattttgtcccgccgtcaattctgttaatggatccctaacggcaggataacattgagtcagtgttgaaacgttaaggacttaaataagatgattgaaacgttagggataactttgagacttaccccaaacgttagagacaaaaacaatactttactcttataagtattatatatataaaattataagtattaaattaaataaaataattttaaattattatctcctTTAACATTCTGCATAAATAATACATTTAAGTTTTgttcatacaaatacaaaaatactaactAGCTATTACCTTGATTGTCAGGGAATaagaaagaaagtaaataaattaagaaaatcaattgaCGATACATTGGAGTATATTATTGAAGATCATCAAAATACCAACtacgatgatgataataatagtCCACAGAAAAAGGATTTTGTTGACATATTGCTATCATGTTTGGATCAACCCATGGATCCTGATGAAGAACACGAACATGTTGTAACAAGAAATGACATCAAGGCTATTATAATGGACATGATTGGTGCAACATATGAATCATCAGCTTCGGCAATTGAATGGGTTATGTCAGAGCTACTAAAGAATCCTAGTGTGATGAAGAAACTTCAACACGAGATACAACATGTAGTTGGAGGAATTAATAAACAAGTTGAAGAGAGTGAAATAGAGAATATGCCTTATTTGGATATGGTTGTGAAAGAGACCTTAAGATTATACCCAGTTGCACCTTTGCTATTGCCTCATGAATCTCGAAACGACGTCGTTGTTGATGgttattacataaagaaaaataCAAGAATCATAATAAACGCATGGGCAATTGGAAGGGATCCAAGAGTTTGGTCAGAAAATGCAGAGAAGTTCTATCCAGAGAGATTTGAACATGATAATGTAGACATTCATGGACGTGACTTTAGATTCATACCATTTGGTTCTGGTCGAAGAGGGTGCCCTGGAGCACAATTGGGATTTGCAACTATCAAGTTTGTTGTGGCTCAGTTGGTGCATTGCTTTAACTGGGAGCTTCCGGTTGGCATGTCTTGTGATGAATTAGACATGAATGAAACATTTGGCATCACTATACCAAGAACTACACACTTGCTAGCTATTCCAACTTTTAGGCTAACAGCTGAAGCTGCTAGTAACAAAGAATAATGCTCAGCAGaaggtttttctttttgttttttttttgtttttttttgtgtgtgtgttaAAACTTTTTGAATGGTGTTTATTCTTTTTCTCGttatttttgtaaattaaaaaaaaacatgtttGTAATTGTAACTTAAGATGGagtttatctaaattaaaaaatttagtaaaataataaatttttaaatttaactcttaaatttatatttattataatatttttaaattttaaaaatttttttatcataaaaaagtgtaaaaaattagcatttttattaaaatttgggtAGCACTTAACTAataaatgaaaagtgaataagAAGAATGCTAGGGCCGGCAGATTTTGAAttgtagccatcaattagtcattaatagtgtatttaatggtgtgagatttcatttaATGATAAAGAatcactcatttttattttactggCTAAATTTTAACAAATCTGTTGACCACTTAGATTTTTCCAAATAAATAATCTTAcaccattaaatataattttatactattaaaaatattaataataactaattaataactaaaaatgccTCCAACACTCATCTTTTACCAAATTACAATTTCATCATTGTTAGCAGATTCGGTTTTGACTGTAAAACTGGTAAAAGTAATCTTAAATTGGTCCGGTCCAAGACAAAGactgtttttaactttttattatcaAAAGTCAAAACAGTCAAATTCGGTCAAACTGGGTAAAAATTGATCGAACCCGAATACAATTCGACCACCTATTCACCTAACCCATGCTAAACCATGCGAGTCTATCGTGCACCAGCACTTCAGCGGAAGCATGGAAAAGACGCTTTATAGGTGCATCAGTGGACCAGCGAAAATAATTCCAAAACTGAGAAACTAAAGtttgaactatatatatatatatagtcaagtCTCTGGTGGCTATGTCTATGGTAACTAATGGTGGCTAAGGCTACACTTTTAACTTAAAAGTATAGCCTTTCACAAAGAAaaacgtcacctaatggaaaaaagtaaattagaagatttaagagaagaaataattaagttatcaaaattaatagatcaaaaattaatgattttaactaatgtcaactgtaatgacaccgaattcttaaaatcaatacaaaatgatttttctcaaaatctttattttacgataagttttattgaaagacttcaaaaacctgaaaaaacttatttttcacacagaatttctaaaaaatgttaccatggaaatgattccccacatctatatcatacttttaacccacaattaaattctatagtagatatgcttgaagaaatattaacatccataaaatttcaaagaaataaggaaaaagagaatcccaaggaaaaaaaatttcaaaacataattaacataacagatttaaaagtaaaaccaccactaaaattatgaatattgaagaaaagttagaagaagttacaatgctttttaacaattaaaaatggttcaagaaaataatattatggaacatggttttcaaatagaggaagaattagtaaattctgaaaatatagaaaatgaagaacacattctagattattcaagtgacgaagaaccagctattccaatacaagtaaagaaTGAAGCTgaaacatctaaggataatcaatctcaatttcaatgggaaacaggttttgataattatgcttttaaaaaagggtttataaataaagattcaaaatatacaaaaataccatcaaaatacgttcctaaaatccaggaaatggaaggagaaagaatgctcgatttagactgcaaaaagaatgaaaaagaaattttcgaaaattggttgaattccttcttattagaagcctttactaatccaaaacttggtGAATTATCTGGAAgggacatttggaattacatagggtttcatactaaaggaactataagagattatatgacatcaatagatagaagaattagaaacaaaaacaacagcttatgataagatattatatataatgatgattctatataaagaattttttggaaaaaatattatagatcatagacaagaagtctataataaagaatatcaagaagcaaaaaatcatttagctaatattcagatatatgatttatgtaatgtggagtcttatatatgtgaatatagaatacattattacaaattaaaagaagaaggtaaaaatcattatcttagtatgtacataacaaaacttccatatcctgctaatgaaattataatgggaagatttataagagaaataaatagaggaacaattgaaaataattttggtggagcaacctctgctataagagaggaaataaaagaacgttgtatgcaagaagcaactcaaaaaagatttgcaaatataatcagAATTTGCTGTTAGGATAATgaggagatacctcaaaaatatggtcttaataaaaatcttcaaagaaaaagaaaatatcaatttagaagaagaaaatactatccaaactggagaaaaaaagatattttagaaaagaaaataacaataaaaataaaagacagaaataactattgcccgaataaaaaagaaaattgtacatgttggtattgccaagaagaaggacactacgcaaatgaatgcccgaaaaagaaggataaaaaggatcttactaaacaaatagaaattgctaagtcttgtttcatggaaccattagaagaatctgatgataacttagactatatttttgaatatgtctcggaaacagactcagagactgagtaataatgctacatttattactataaaaataagagaaaagtttataaatattttcatagattctggggcaacacaatgctttgctagttcaagtataaaacttgattgtaaaaaattaaagaaaccattaagagttagaatagctgacaaatcaatacataaaattgatcaaaaagcagagatggttgaaatttttattcaaaattataggtttattgttccatctatatatatgttagattctggaatggattttatcataggaaataactttttaaagctatatcatccattcattcaagaattaacatatatagttttaaaagctccacacgattctttaataaatcaaaaatcaaaacgtataaaaataccaactactactatagataagatcttaaagtttaaaatattttctatattagaaacatgttatttaaatctatactttcagataaatattccaaaaaataatcttgaaataaagatagaagaactcttggatgaaatttgtgctgaaaatcctttagatattaaaaatacaaataacgaattagtaagcattaaattaaaagatcccacaaaagagataaatgttccgaataaaattccttattccgcgagagatagagaagagttctcattagagtGTAAAGACCTTTTGGAAAaaagaattataagattaagtaaaagtcctcatgcggctccagctttttacgttgaaaacaataatgaaattaaaaggggaaaacgaagaatggtaatagactataagaaaatgaatgaagcaactattggtgatgctcataaacttccaagaaaagattctattttagaaaaaatcaaaggagcaacttggttttcatctcttgatgcaaaatcatgatattggcaacttcgtttagacgaagaaacaaagaaattaactgcttttacttgcccaacaaaggaatcaacaagtgtgttgctttatgaatggaatgtattaccattcggattaaagcaagccacaggtatttatcaaagatttatggaagaaaatctaaaagagttaaatgaatttgttttagtatacatcgatgatatactaatttttacaaaacaggataaagaagatcatcttcaaaaattattaatagttttaaaagatgcaaggaaaaaggattagttcttagtaaaaagaaagcaagaatagcaaaacaagaaatagagttccttggattaattctatccactcaaggaaagctaaaacttcaaccaaatgttctagaaaaggtaaatttatttcctaataaaatagaagatagaaaacaattacaaagatttttagggtgtataaattatatttctgatcagggatttttaaagaatataacagaatacactaaaagcttatttccaaaaataagtactaaaaaagtatggaaatgggatgaaaaagatagcatacaaattcaaagaattaaagaattatgtgaaaaacttccagaactttatattccagaagaaaatgactacttaatagtagaaacagatgcttcagacataacctggtcaggatgtctaaaagctaagaaagctataaaaagtttggaacaagaaaaagaatcactagattctaaatatcctccaaaggaattactttgcaggtatatttcagggacttttactccaacagaacagagatatactactcatgaaagggaaactctagcagcaattaaatctcttaagaaatgaaaaattgatttactacccaaagaatttacattaaggatagattcaagttatttaacaggtttcatacgatataatttgaaagttgattataatcatggacaattggtaagatggcaattatttttgttacaatatccaataaaaattgaatatattaagggtgacaaaaatgttattgcagatacattaacaagagaatggagttcgtctacaacgcattaaatcaaaaaattcaaaaatatgaacaagaactcgaaaaatgcaagcattgtcagcaaataaggacacagatccaatccctcaagaaggccattgaagcaatgaaatcaacagaACAAGCAAAatcatcagagttcagccagctaagcgtggtggacaaatcaggtgaggaaaaaattccagaaaatgaaataattgctgaaatcatcaaaaaatccacccaagataaaaaatattatgtgatttataatggccccatgaaaggagtatatgatgcttgggaaaaagcagcaccatttacacatcaatcaaggataattcataaaggagggtttttaacactggaagaagcaaaggaatccttcagagaatatgaagctcttcatccagagcaaaccctaaaaagagcagataaagctccaattcaaacccagagaacagggataataagaaacattcctacaagggctgaaatcaaggaaaagaaaagggcctgtagatcaaatctcagagaaatccttaacatagtcctgaattggactgaagaaaagaggacaatcttgggatattatcctattgccaaagaacagctaacaaagctggttatatttccagaggcttccccatctgacacctatcagtttttccagtatggattaattgatacaattttaatttttaatgatttgaaaattattagtgagtttcctacaggattcgttgatgcagtaaagagatttaaaaatatgattgacaacgtaaatccaagggatatatccctaaaatttacgaatagtcaacctatttttaatgaagaagaagaagaatgcttggttccagtacatcaagtaatcttcatgtccgtcttcccaggaaattttcaaccaattgatcaagttcaggatttaacaatctacagtcatgaaggaagactagccagcacactagcaagggtcttcgaaagaactcaaaagataacaagggaatctcgcacaagaatcaattataaaagtagaaatactttgcttgtgtccagtaaaaagaatgaaattgaagaaagagagatgagactcttagtggaatttgaatcagcattctacaacttatctggactcttagaaaagctccccgaagggataaagaggaatctctgctatttg
Coding sequences within it:
- the LOC140184538 gene encoding cytochrome P450 CYP736A12-like, whose product is MDPDEEHEHVVTRNDIKAIIMDMIGATYESSASAIEWVMSELLKNPSVMKKLQHEIQHVVGGINKQVEESEIENMPYLDMVVKETLRLYPVAPLLLPHESRNDVVVDGYYIKKNTRIIINAWAIGRDPRVWSENAEKFYPERFEHDNVDIHGRDFRFIPFGSGRRGCPGAQLGFATIKFVVAQLVHCFNWELPVGMSCDELDMNETFGITIPRTTHLLAIPTFRLTAEAASNKE